Proteins encoded together in one Saccopteryx leptura isolate mSacLep1 chromosome 7, mSacLep1_pri_phased_curated, whole genome shotgun sequence window:
- the ING5 gene encoding inhibitor of growth protein 5 isoform X1 yields MATAMYLEHYLDSIENLPCELQRNFQLMRELDQRTEDKKAEIDILAAEYISTVKTLSAEQRVEQLQKIQSAYSKCKEYSDDKVQLAMQTYEMVDKHIRRLDADLARFEADLKDKLEGSDFESSAARGLKKGRSQKEKRSSRGRGRRTSEEDTPKKKKHKGGSEFTDTILSVHPSDVLDMPVDPNEPTYCLCHQVSYGEMIGCDNPDCPIEWFHFACVDLTTKPKGKWFCPRCVQERRKKK; encoded by the exons ATGGCGACCGCCATGTACTTGGAGCACTACCTGGACA GTATTGAGAACCTTCCTTGTGAACTTCAGAGGAACTTTCAACTGATGCGAGAGCTGGACCAAAGGACAGAAG ATAAGAAAGCGGAGATCGACATCCTGGCTGCGGAGTACATCTCCACGGTGAAGACTCTGTCTGCAGAGCAGCGGGTGGAACAGCTGCAGAAGATCCAGAGCGCCTACAGCAAGTGCAAGGAGTACAGCGACGACAAGGTGCAGCTGGCCATGCAGACCTACGAGATG GTGGACAAACACATTCGGAGGCTTGACGCGGACCTGGCGCGCTTCGAAGCAGACCTGAAGGACAAGCTGGAGGGCAGCGACTTTGAGAGCTCTGCAGCACGAGGGTTAAAAA AAGGTCGGagtcagaaagaaaagaggagctcccgggggcggggcaggaggaCCTCAGAGGAAGACACtccaaagaaaaagaagcataaaGGAGG GTCCGAGTTTACTGACACCATCCTGTCTGTGCATCCCTCCGATGTGCTGGACATGCCCGTGGACCCCAACGAGCCCACCTACTGCCTCTGCCACCAGGTGTCCTACGGGGAGATGATTGGCTGTGATAATCCAGAT TGTCCAATCGAGTGGTTTCACTTCGCCTGTGTAGACTTGACTACGAAGCCCAAAGGAAAGTG GTTCTGTCCACGGTGCgtccaggagaggaggaagaagaaataa
- the ING5 gene encoding inhibitor of growth protein 5 isoform X2, whose amino-acid sequence MATAMYLEHYLDSIENLPCELQRNFQLMRELDQRTEDKKAEIDILAAEYISTVKTLSAEQRVEQLQKIQSAYSKCKEYSDDKVQLAMQTYEMVDKHIRRLDADLARFEADLKDKLEGSDFESSAARGLKSRSQKEKRSSRGRGRRTSEEDTPKKKKHKGGSEFTDTILSVHPSDVLDMPVDPNEPTYCLCHQVSYGEMIGCDNPDCPIEWFHFACVDLTTKPKGKWFCPRCVQERRKKK is encoded by the exons ATGGCGACCGCCATGTACTTGGAGCACTACCTGGACA GTATTGAGAACCTTCCTTGTGAACTTCAGAGGAACTTTCAACTGATGCGAGAGCTGGACCAAAGGACAGAAG ATAAGAAAGCGGAGATCGACATCCTGGCTGCGGAGTACATCTCCACGGTGAAGACTCTGTCTGCAGAGCAGCGGGTGGAACAGCTGCAGAAGATCCAGAGCGCCTACAGCAAGTGCAAGGAGTACAGCGACGACAAGGTGCAGCTGGCCATGCAGACCTACGAGATG GTGGACAAACACATTCGGAGGCTTGACGCGGACCTGGCGCGCTTCGAAGCAGACCTGAAGGACAAGCTGGAGGGCAGCGACTTTGAGAGCTCTGCAGCACGAGGGTTAAAAA GTCGGagtcagaaagaaaagaggagctcccgggggcggggcaggaggaCCTCAGAGGAAGACACtccaaagaaaaagaagcataaaGGAGG GTCCGAGTTTACTGACACCATCCTGTCTGTGCATCCCTCCGATGTGCTGGACATGCCCGTGGACCCCAACGAGCCCACCTACTGCCTCTGCCACCAGGTGTCCTACGGGGAGATGATTGGCTGTGATAATCCAGAT TGTCCAATCGAGTGGTTTCACTTCGCCTGTGTAGACTTGACTACGAAGCCCAAAGGAAAGTG GTTCTGTCCACGGTGCgtccaggagaggaggaagaagaaataa
- the ING5 gene encoding inhibitor of growth protein 5 isoform X3: protein MATAMYLEHYLDSIENLPCELQRNFQLMRELDQRTEDKKAEIDILAAEYISTVKTLSAEQRVEQLQKIQSAYSKCKEYSDDKVDKHIRRLDADLARFEADLKDKLEGSDFESSAARGLKKGRSQKEKRSSRGRGRRTSEEDTPKKKKHKGGSEFTDTILSVHPSDVLDMPVDPNEPTYCLCHQVSYGEMIGCDNPDCPIEWFHFACVDLTTKPKGKWFCPRCVQERRKKK from the exons ATGGCGACCGCCATGTACTTGGAGCACTACCTGGACA GTATTGAGAACCTTCCTTGTGAACTTCAGAGGAACTTTCAACTGATGCGAGAGCTGGACCAAAGGACAGAAG ATAAGAAAGCGGAGATCGACATCCTGGCTGCGGAGTACATCTCCACGGTGAAGACTCTGTCTGCAGAGCAGCGGGTGGAACAGCTGCAGAAGATCCAGAGCGCCTACAGCAAGTGCAAGGAGTACAGCGACGACAAG GTGGACAAACACATTCGGAGGCTTGACGCGGACCTGGCGCGCTTCGAAGCAGACCTGAAGGACAAGCTGGAGGGCAGCGACTTTGAGAGCTCTGCAGCACGAGGGTTAAAAA AAGGTCGGagtcagaaagaaaagaggagctcccgggggcggggcaggaggaCCTCAGAGGAAGACACtccaaagaaaaagaagcataaaGGAGG GTCCGAGTTTACTGACACCATCCTGTCTGTGCATCCCTCCGATGTGCTGGACATGCCCGTGGACCCCAACGAGCCCACCTACTGCCTCTGCCACCAGGTGTCCTACGGGGAGATGATTGGCTGTGATAATCCAGAT TGTCCAATCGAGTGGTTTCACTTCGCCTGTGTAGACTTGACTACGAAGCCCAAAGGAAAGTG GTTCTGTCCACGGTGCgtccaggagaggaggaagaagaaataa